In Erigeron canadensis isolate Cc75 chromosome 8, C_canadensis_v1, whole genome shotgun sequence, the DNA window ACCAATCATGGTTGTTCGTGGTCCTTGAGCCGCGGCTGATTAGGCAAAACTCAGCATGAACCAACGGTTTGATTTATAGCTCAATGGTGTCTTTCAGATTCAAAGAGTTTAGGGGATTGAATCTTTTTTTGACCGGTTGGTTTTTGGATCATCTGTCTTCTACAAAGATTCTGCCTATGAAATCACGAAACCGTTTGGAATATAGCTTTGGATCCACAGCCGAGATGGATGTAGGGTCGGCTTGTAATGATTTGTATGCATGTTCAAGCTTCTTGCTAATATCGTAGTCTTGTAAAATGTCGATGATACCAAAGTAGAGTACTACCTCGTAGGTTTCACCGCTTCTTGAAGGTGTGAAATTGTTTAATCCACCAGGAGTGTATTGGTCAAAATCACTTCGTCTGCCCATCCTTTCGGCTCTTGCTGGCATGTTCGCTCCAAGCCTAATCAACGGTTTCctgaaaaaataatataaccaaaaacttttaataattatgCATGAATGTTGTAATACAAGTCAACTATTACCTACGTGCCAGATGGATCAACAAGAGCATTTGcaggatttttttttaacaatattgaGAAGAATAGGTCATAGTCAAAGGCCAAACAAGAACAAATGTCGAAAATGCATATATATggtaatatttatacatataggTCCCCACAAACATATATTGTCTGATGAATTCTACATCAAAATGGTAACCAAACACattcaaatttaatattttcaacCACCATGATCTAAACAACATTCAAAGAAAATGGTTGTCAGCATAAAGaccattaaaatttataaatacaaGCTCAACCACCTTGGCATTGTCACAATTTATAACAATTAAATAGGCATTACCCGAGGAACATGCAGTAGCATACTAGCATTACCTAATTAATCTATGCAAGACATGTAAACATGTTCACGAATTGACTATACTTTTGGTTTCGTAGGGGAAACATACCGGCCAGCAAGAACACGGTCCATGTCTTGTAACTCAGCTTCAAGAAACCGACATCCACGCATGAACTTTTCGTTTTGGTATGAATCGCTCTTTCCTGAAATGGTGTTTGCAAATacaaataaagaaaactttAATAGGCATTCAAGCACTAGATATGTAGTAACAAGTATAGGTATTAATACGTAAGAAAATTACCATTTCGCAATAAGAACGGCGATAGACCTATTTTGTCACCGGTGTTGTCATCACGAAAATGCATGCCAACTAGAAGACTGTAATCCATTATTCTCTCGGCTTCTAAAAACTCACAATCTCGATTGATTTGTCTGGAAGCAAATAAAACCGACATTTGTAAGAAAAATAATACAAGGTATAATGTGTATGGAAGCTAGAACTGCCGAACACTAACTTGATTAGCTCTTTGAACCAGCTTTCTTGAAGGCGGAATACATAGTTGAGATCAAGATCTTTCAGCGTAGTAGTTTCATCAATTTGATCCTCAGGTTTATCAGTAGTCCGCCCATGTGACGATCCTTTAAGGTCAAATCTTCTATGAATTCGATACTCCGAGCAAAATAAATTACCCATCACAATAAACCGAGTCTATAAATGGAAGCAGTAGACGTAGTCAGATATTGTTGCAAAGCTAGGCAAATGGAACAGTATATGGAAGTGTTTGGATGTGCACTTTATTATTAGTTACACGACATTGAATAATCAGTGTCAAGGAAAAACATAGCAGGCAGTACAAAATATTCTTTAGGTGTGCTTTGTGAATCGGATTGTAACTACATGTCTAAAATGGACTATTTCTAAGTCATCAAATCATAAGAATCACACAAATTGTATACCTATTAGCTATATGATCAAATATCATTTACAAAAACACAATTCCAAACACTCCTCTATGGTATCAACAATTCAAGAAAGCAAAACCAATACCTTAATGCCGCCAACAGGTTTGACGCAATGGACACCAAAGAACTTTGTGACAAGAGAGTTCTCGTAACGGCAAACATGTTGGTAATAACTTGGCAGCATTTTGATTAAAACCTAAAGACACATTCCATAACTTTAGTCTCAAATGTCAACATACGAATAACAAATTGTTTTAGTATGTATAACAATCAATCAAGGTCTAACTATACCTTAACTTCTGACTTCTTCACAGTTTTGATCATAAACCGATCATCCTGTGTCAAATAAAAGAAACTCCCACTCTTCCCAGGTGACGAAAGCTCGCGAAGAGCATCGTTACCACAAATCGCCAGCATATAATCCGCAGGATCTACTTGAAACAATTCTCTCAAATGCCTAAAACCAACCAAACAAGTAACAAACTATCAAACAACATTCACACACTAATCCTAGATTCCTAAATGCAAAAATAGCATCAAAACAATACCTAAACACAATCGGACAATAATCCTTCCATCGAAACTCCACAGATTGATGTGGTGGAGTAAGTTTGGATCCTTCAGATGGAAACCTTGTCCAAAACTTCTCTTTCGGATCAAAATCACTAGTCTTAAGGTCTCGAATTATCGAGGCATGTTTCCCTACTGAATATCTGTAAGCAAATTACTCACTACATTAACAAATACATCAAACTAGATTTTACATAAATAGTTAATGAAACGAGTGATTTTTTTACCTGATTCCAAGTTGAAGATTAAGCATCAAATCATAATTCTTATGCCCTTTTGAAATCATCTGTCCAGGTTTTTTCGCCTCACCACCATTAAAACAGCACGGATTTCGTCTAAATTGTCGAATTTCGTCTCGGTTTAACCCCATTGCATCTCTATACAACATTGAAGCCTCAGCATTATCAATTatatcacaagttatatcaccAGCTTCCCCATCACTTTCCCAAATACAAATTCTTGGAAAATTTCTTTCACCATTCATACTTCCCCTTGACCCATCCACACTTGACCTTTTTTTCGCAACCACAAAATTCTCATCCAACAACAACGGTGCACATAATTTACCCCCAAATCCAATTTTTTCACAATTACTGTTCCCATTATTATTACCAGGGTAAAAAGTACCATTTAATATTTGATTCGGTTTTAAagggtttttaaaattaaaattattttctttactcCAACATCCAACATAACAGCCACCATCTGGCCATGTATATATACCATGTCCTTTTGGTACACCATTTTCCCAGTTACCGTCATAACGGTTTCCGTTAGCCCATATTAAAACACCCCTTCCGTTAATAACGCCGTTACGCCAATCACCAACGTACTCATTACCGTTTTTCCATACATAACGGCCGTGACCATCTTGTAAATTTCTTTTCCAGTTACCGTCGTAATAATCACCATTACTGTAATGTTTTTTCCCGTACCCATGTTTGCGGTCAAAAACCCATGAACCACGGTAAGTATCACCTTCTGACCCAGTAAATGTTCCGGATCCTTCCATCCGACCCGACTTGAA includes these proteins:
- the LOC122611118 gene encoding phosphatidylinositol 4-phosphate 5-kinase 1, encoding MPESDETLVSVSRSRSQVAVAETLTTTPSPATTEKRLQNGDLYIGSFSGNVPHGSGKYLWADGCMYEGEWKKGKASGKGKFSWPSGATYEGEFKSGRMEGSGTFTGSEGDTYRGSWVFDRKHGYGKKHYSNGDYYDGNWKRNLQDGHGRYVWKNGNEYVGDWRNGVINGRGVLIWANGNRYDGNWENGVPKGHGIYTWPDGGCYVGCWSKENNFNFKNPLKPNQILNGTFYPGNNNGNSNCEKIGFGGKLCAPLLLDENFVVAKKRSSVDGSRGSMNGERNFPRICIWESDGEAGDITCDIIDNAEASMLYRDAMGLNRDEIRQFRRNPCCFNGGEAKKPGQMISKGHKNYDLMLNLQLGIRYSVGKHASIIRDLKTSDFDPKEKFWTRFPSEGSKLTPPHQSVEFRWKDYCPIVFRHLRELFQVDPADYMLAICGNDALRELSSPGKSGSFFYLTQDDRFMIKTVKKSEVKVLIKMLPSYYQHVCRYENSLVTKFFGVHCVKPVGGIKTRFIVMGNLFCSEYRIHRRFDLKGSSHGRTTDKPEDQIDETTTLKDLDLNYVFRLQESWFKELIKQINRDCEFLEAERIMDYSLLVGMHFRDDNTGDKIGLSPFLLRNGKSDSYQNEKFMRGCRFLEAELQDMDRVLAGRKPLIRLGANMPARAERMGRRSDFDQYTPGGLNNFTPSRSGETYEVVLYFGIIDILQDYDISKKLEHAYKSLQADPTSISAVDPKLYSKRFRDFIGRIFVEDR